Within the Desulfovibrio sp. X2 genome, the region GGCCCACCAGCTGGGCGGCTTCTACGACCTGCCGCACGGCGAGTGCAACGCCATCCTGCTGCCGCACGTCGAGAAGTTCAACCTCATCGCCCGCGTTGAGCGCTTCGCCAAGATGGCCCAGATCATGGGCGAGAACATCAAGGGCATGTCCAAGCGCGCGGCCGCCGAGGTCTGCCTCGACGCCATCAAGCAGCTGTCCGCCGACGTCGGCATCCCGGCCGGCCTCGTCGAGCTCGGCAAGCGCTACGGCAAGAATGTCCAGGAGAAGGACATCGAGACCATGACCAAGAACGCCCAGAAGGACGCCTGCGGCTTCACCAACCCGCGGTGCCCCAAGGATGCCGACGTGGTCGCCATTTACAAGGCCGCCATGTAAGCTCATACCCCCGGGAGGCGGTGCGCCGCCTCCCCGCCGGCCCGAGGAGATGCGCCGACCGCCTCCCCGGGCCGGCGTCCTTGAAAACCCCAAACAGACGGCGAACCAAGCGATGCAAACGATCAACTTGCACGAGGCCTACGACGCGGATTTCGTGGCCAAGGTCCAGGAAGAGAGCGAACAGAACCTGGCCCTGTGCTACCAGTGCGGTAACTGCACGGCCGGCTGTCCGTACACCTTCGTCTACGACATCCCCGTGAGCCAGATGATGCGCCTCGTCCAGGCGGGCCGGAAGCGGCAGGCGCTCAGCGCCCGCTCGCTCTGGCTGTGCGCCACCTGCGAGAGCTGCACCACGCGCTGCCCCAACAACATCGACGTGGCCCGCGTCATGGACGTGATGCGCCACATGGCCCGCCGTGAAGGCTACGCCACCGAAAAGGGCGTGAAGACCTTCTGGGACTGCTTCCTCGATTCCATGCGCAAGCATGGCAGGGTCTTCGAGATGGGACTCGTGGCCGCCTTCGTGACGCGCACGGGCCGTTTCTGGACCGACGTGGACCTGGCCCCGCGCATGCTGCCCAAGGGCAAGCTCCCGTTCACGCCGCACGACATCCAGGGCAAGGACGAGGTGCGCAAAATTTTCGAACGCTACCAGGCCAGGAGCAGATCATGAGCCAAGCGCTGTCCTACGCCTACTACCCCGGCTGCTCGGGAATGGGCACGTCCAAGGAGTACGACCAGAGCACCCGGGCCGTATGCAAGGCCCTGGGCATCACCCTCATCGACATCGAGGACTGGAGCTGCTGCGGCTCCACGCCGGCCCACACCGTGGACCACGTGCTGAGCGCGGCGCTCTCCGCCCGCAACCTGGCCAAGATCGAGTCCATGGGCCAGAAGACGGCCGTGACCCCCTGCCCGAGCTGCCTGACCAACCTGCGCACCGCGAGCCACCGCATGGCCAAGGAGGCGTTCAAGGAGAAGGTCAACGCCCTGCTCGACGCGCCGTACGACAACACCGTGGACACCAAGTCGGTGCTCCAGGTGCTGGTCGAGGACCTGGGCGCGGAAGAGCTGGCGAAGCGGGTGGTGAAGCCGCTCTCCGGGCTCAAGGTGGCGCCGTACTACGGCTGCATCATGAACCGCCCGCCCGAGGTCATGGAGTTCGACGATCCGGAGAACCCCATGGCGCTGGACGACATCCTCGCCGCGCTCGGCGCGGAGGTCCTGCCCTTCCCGCTCAAGGTGGAGTGCTGCGGCGCCTCCTACGGCGTGGCCAGGAAGGACATCGTGGCCAAGCTCTCGGGCAAGCTCCTGGGCGCGGCCGCGGGGCTCGGCGCGGACGTGATCGTGGCGGCCTGCCCGCTGTGCCAGATGAACCTGGACCTGCGCCAGGAGCAGATCAACCAGGCGAACGGCACGCACTACCACATGCCGGTACTCTACTACACCCAGCTCATGGGCCTGGCCCTGGGACTGCCGGAACGGCAGCTCGGGCTGGACAAACTCTGTGTGGACCCTAGAGCTATTCTGCGAGCCGCTCTCAACAAACCCGCCAAGGCGGCAAACGACTGAGAACGGACGGGAGAAAAGCATGAAGATAGGCGTTTTCGTCTGCCATTGCGGCAGCAACATCGAGGCCACGGTGGACACCGCCGCGGTGGCCGAGGCAGCCAGGAGCTATCCGGACGTGGCCTTCGCCACGGACGTCATGTACGCGTGTTCCGAACCGGGACAGGACGCGATCATCGATACCGTGCGCGGCAAGGGGCTGGACGGCGTGGTCGTGGCCTCCTGCAGCCCGCGCATGCACGAGCCGACCTTCCGCCGCGCCGTGGAGCGAGCCGGGCTCAACCGCTACATGCTCGAGATGGCCAACATCCGTGAGCACGTCTCCTGGATCGGCAAGAACCGCGAGGCCAACACCAACAAGGCCGCCGAGCTCGTGCGCCTGGCCGTGGAGAAGCTGCGCCAGGACCGCGCGCTCTTCCCCAAGAGCTTCGAGGTGACCAAGCGCGTGCTGGTCATCGGCGGCGGCGTGGCCGGCATCCAGGCCGCGCTCGACTGCGCCGAGGGCGGCCTCGACGTCGTCCTGGTCGAGAAGAGCTCGACCATCGGCGGCAAGATGGCCAAGCTGGACAAGACCTTCCCCACGGTCGACTGCTCGAGCTGCATCCTCGGGCCGAAGATGGTGGACGTCTCCCAGAACGACAAGATCTCGCTCTACGCCTACTCCGAAATCGAGGAGATCGGCGGCTACGTGGGCAACTTCGAGGTCAAGATCCGCAAGAAGGCGGCCTACGTCGACTGGAGCCTGTGCACCGGCTGCGGCCTGTGCATGGAGAAGTGCCCGAGCAAGAAGTCGCACGACGCCTTCAACGAGGGCGTGGGCCAGACCACGGCCATCAACATCCCCTTCCCCCAGGCCATTCCCAAGAAGGCGGTCATCGATCCCAAGTTCTGCCGCCAGTTCATCAAGGGCAAGTGCGGCGTGTGCGCCAAGGTCTGCCCGAGCGGCGCCATCCGCTACGACATGGAAGACGAGATCGTGACCGAGAAGGTCGGCGCCATCGTGGCCGCCACGGGCTACGACCTCTTCGACTACACCAAGTACGGCGAGTACGGCGGCGGCCGCTATCCGGACGTCATCACCTCGCTGCAGTACGAGCGCCTGCTCTCGGCCTCCGGCCCCACGGGCGGACACATCAAGCGCCCCTCGGACGGCAAGGAGCCGAAGAACATCGTCTTCATCCAGTGCGTGGGCTCGCGCGACAAGTCCGTGGACCGGCCCTACTGCACGGGCTTCTGCTGCATGTACACGGCCAAGCAGGCCATCCTGACCAAGGACCACCTGCCCGAGTCCCAGTCCTACGTCTTCTACATGGACATCCGCGCCCCGGGGAAGCTCTACGACGAGTTCACCCGCCGGGCCATGGAGGAGTACGGGGCCCGCTACGTGCGCGGCCGCGTGTCCATGATCTACCCCAAGAAGAAGGAAGGCGGCGACGTGCTGGTGGTGCGCGGCGTGGACACGCTGCTCGGCCAGCAGGTCGAGGTCGAGGCCGACCTCGTGGTCCTCGCGGTGGGCGCCGAGGCGGCCAAGGGCTCGCCCCAGCTCGCCGAGAAGCTGCGCATCTCGTACGACAAGTACGGCTTCTTCATGGAGAGCCACGTCAAGCTGCGCCCGGTGGAGACCAACACCGCGGGCGTCTACCTGGCCGGATCCTGCCAGGGGCCCAAGGACATCCCGTCCTCGGTGGGCCAGGGCAGCGCCGCCGCCTCCAAGGTCCTCGGCCTCTTCTCCAAGGACAAGCTCGAGAGCGACCCGCAGATCTCCCAGGTGGACATCAAGCGCTGCGTGGGCTGCGGCAAATGCATCGCCACCTGCCCCTTCGGCGCGATCAAGAGCGTGGACTTCCGCGGCGAGCCCAAGGCCGAGGTCATCGAGACCGTCTGCCAGGGCTGCGGCATCTGCACCTCGACCTGTCCGCAGGGCGCGATCCAGCTCTCGCACTTCACCGACAACCAGATCCTCGCGGAGGTGAACGCGTTATGCCAATCTTAGCCGGCAAGGAGCTGCGCATCGTCGGCTTCCTCTGCAACTGGTGCTCCTACGGCGGGGCCGACACCGCCGGCGTGGGCCGCTTCACGCAGCCCACGGACCTGCGGATCATCCGCGTGCCCTGCTCGGGCCGCATCGACCCCCTGTTCATCGTCAAGACGCTGCTGTCCGGCGCGGACGGCGTGCTGGTCTCCGGCTGCCACCCCCGCGACTGCCACTACACGAGCGGCAACCTGCTCGCCCGCCGCAGGCTCGAGGCGCTGAAGCGCTTCCTGCCCATCATCGGCGTGGAGCCCGGCCGCTTCGAGTACACCTGGGTCTCGGCCTCCGAGGGCCAGCGCTGGCAGCAGGTGGTGCAGCGCTTCACCGAACAGGTGCACGCCCTCGGCCCCTCTCCGGCCAACGCCATCTTCGGGGCCTGCGGCGAGACCGCGCAAGACAAGGGAGGCTCCAGTGTCGCCATTTGACGCCCTCAAGGAAAAGATCAAACAGGCGCTGCCCGACCTCGACTACGTGATCGGCTGGCAGCAGGGCTTCGATTCCCTGCACGCCACACCGCTGTTCATGCGCACCCCCGAGGACGTGGACAGGCTCATCTGGAACCCGCTGTGCGTGCACAACCTGAGCACCTACCTGCCGAGCCTCAAGGGCAAGAAGGTGGGCATCGTGCTCAAGGGCTGCGACAGCCGCGGCGTGATCGAGCTTCTCCAGGAGAACCTCGTCGAGCGTGAGAATCTGGTCCTCTTCGGCATGCCCTGCTCCGGCGTGGTCGACCTGACCAAAATCCGGCGCAAGGTGGGCGACCTCGAGCGCGTGAGCGGCGTCACCATCGACGACGCCGCCCTCGTGGCCACCACCCCCGAGGGCGAGGTCAGCATGCCGCGCGACGAGATCGCCGCGGACAAGTGCCTGGTCTGCCAGTTCCACAACGCCATCGAGCCCGACCATTTCGAGGGCGACCCCCTGCCGCCCTCCACCGGCGCGGACCTCGGCGGCGACGAGCTGGCCATGCTGGAAGCCATGGCCCCGGCCGAGCTCATGACCTACTGGGCCAAGCAGATGGAACGCTGCATCCGCTGCTACGCCTGCCGCAACGCCTGCCCCATGTGCGTGTGCCGCGACCACTGCATCGCCCAGAGCCGCGACCCGCACTGGCTGACGCAGGAGGATACGCCCCGCGAGAAGCTGATGTTCCAGCTGATCCACACCATGCACCTGGCCGGGCGCTGCATCCAGTGCGGCGAATGCCAGCGGGCCTGCCCCGTGGACATCCCCATCCTGGCGCTGCGCCGCAAGATGGACCGGGTGATCCGGGAGCTCTTCGACTACCAGGCGGGGCTCGACGCCAAGGCGACGCCTCCGCTCTCCACCTTCCAGGTGGAAGAAGCCAACATCAAGGAGCGGAGGTGGTAATGGGCACTGCCGCGTTTCTTCCCAAGGACAAGCTCGCCGCCTGGCTCAAGGAGCTGGCGGGCGACCATATCGTGCTGCTTCCCCAGGCCCGCGGCGACGCCGTGGTCTTCTCCCCCCTCGACCCCGAGAAGGCCGAGGAGATGACCGCATCCGCGGTCTTCACCCGCGACGCCACCTGCCCGCCGAAAAGCGCGGTCTTCCCGGCCGAGCAGGAGCTTCTGCGCTACTCGCGCGTGAAGGACCCCGAGGATCCGGGCAAGGTGGACGTGCAGCTCGAGGTGACCATGCCCCGGCACCGCCGCCTCGTGTTCGGCGCGCGGCCCTGCGGCGTGCGGGGCTTCCTGACCTACGACCGCGTCTACTCCACGGACAAGCTGACCGATCCGTACTACGCCGCGCGCAGGCAGAACACCCTGTTCGTGACCATGGCCTGCGGCGAGTCCGGCAACACCTGCTTCTGCAACTGGGTCGGCTCCGGCCCGGACGACGCCTCTGGCTCGGACATGCTGCTCACCCCGGTGGAGGGCGGCTACCTCGTGGAGCCCGTGACCGAGCGGGGCGAGGCGCTGGTGCGCAACTCCGTGCTGGTCCCGGGCGACGACCGCGTGGCCGAGGCCGAGGCCGTGCGCGCGAAGGCGCGCGAGGAGCTCGAGAAGCGCTCCCCGGCCCCGGACCTCGCCGCCTCCACGCAGAGCCTCATGGACGTCTTCGACGACCTGGAGTTCTGGCAGGACATGTCGGCCAAGTGCATCAGCTGCGGCGCCTGCACTTACCTCTGCCCGACCTGCTACTGCTTCAACATCACGGACGAGGCCAAGGGCCTTTCCGGGCGCAGGATCCGCTCCTGGGACAACTGCATGTCCTTCCAGTTCACGCTGGAGGCCAGCGGCCACAACCCGAGGCCGACCAAGGCGCACCGCCTGAAGAACCGCGTGGGGCACAAGTTCAGCTACTACCCGGCGCTGCACGGCGGAGCCATCGCCTGCTGCGGCTGCGGACGGTGCATCAAGAGCTGCCCGGTGAGCGTGGACATCCGCGAGATCGTGCTCGCGGCCATCGCCAGGGCCGCGACCAAGGCCGAGAAGGCCGCCGAGGAGGCAGTGTAATGACCAGCCTGTCCAATCCTTATCTGCCCGAGATGGCGACCATCCTGGAGACGGTCCAGGAGACCCCGACCATCAAGACCTTCCGGCTGCGCCTGGACGACGAGGCCAAGATGAAGGCCTTCACCTTCCAGCCCGGCCAGGTGGGCCAGCTCTCGGCGTTCGGCACGGGCGAATCCACCTTCGTCATCAACTCCTCGCCCACGCGCATGGACTACCTGCAGTTCAGCGTCATGCGCTCGGGCGAGGTGACCACCCGCCTGCACGGCCTCGTGGCCGGGGACAAGGTCGGCGTGCGCGCCCCCCTGGGCAACCACTTCCCGTACGAGGACATGAAGGGCAAGGACATCGTCTTCGTGGGCGGCGGCATCGGCATGGCGCCGCTGCGCACCCTGCTCCTCTTCATGCTCGACAACCGCAAGGACTACGGCAAGATCAGGCTGCTCTACGGCGCGCGCAGCCCCGAGGACATGGCCTTCAAGGCCGACCTCCCCGAGTGGATGGGCCGCGACGACATGGAGACGGTCCTGACCATCGACCGCGAGGCCGCGGGCTGGGAGCACCGCGTGGGGCTCATCCCCAACGTGCTGCTCGAGATGGAGCCCTCGCCCGAGAACGCCGTGGCCATCACCTGCGGCCCGCCGATCATGATCAAGTTCACGCTGCAGGCGCTGAAGAAGCTCGGCTACGCCGACGAGCAGATCTACACCACGCTCGAGAAGCGCATGAAGTGCGGCGTGGGCCTGTGCGGCCGCTGCAACATCGGCACCAAGTACGTCTGCGTGGACGGCCCGGTCTTCACCTACGCCGAACTGCGCGACCTGCCCAACGAACTGTAGAGCCCGAAAGGACGGACGATATGGCCGAATTCTTCAAGGCTGCGGAGATCGCGGCGACTGCCGTGGAAATGGAGCGGCGGGGACAGGAGTTCTACAAGGCGCTCGCCCGGGCGGCGGACAACGAGGAGGTCAAGCGCTTCTTCGAGTACTTCGCCACCGAGGAGTCCCGCCACGAGGGCATCTTCCAGGGCATCGCCGACCAGCTCGGCCCGGTGGAGCTGCCCGCCTGGAGCAGCAACGAGGAATACATGGACTACGTCCAGGCGCTGCTCGACTCCCACGCCCTCTTCTCCCGGCCCCAGGGCTACGACATGGCCGGACAGTGCAAGAGCCTCGAGGAGGCCCTGCGCATGGCCATGAGCTTCGAGAAGGACTCGCTGCTCTTCTTCATGGAGATGGCCGAGCTCGTGCCCGAAAAGCAGCGCGAGGCCGTGAAGCGCTGCGCGGCGGAGGAGCGCCTGCACCTGCGCCAGCTCGGTGAAATGCTCAAGCGCACCGCCGCCTGAGCGGCGCGCCTGCCGGGCGCAGAGGCCTCGGCCCGCGCGCGGCGATGCGCGACGACGTGCGCGGCCTTGACCGCGCGTGCCCGGCAGTCGCCATGGTCGCGCCTCCCCGCGAGGCGCGGCCCGGCCGGCGAGGCGGCCCGGTCCCGAAGAGCCGCCCCGAACCACGGAGGGCCTGCATGTTCTTCGACTACAGAATTCCGGACGCTCTGGATCTGCTCAGCTACGGCAGCCATACCTCCCCGGCCCGCCCCCAGGCCTCCGGCCCGGGCGGCATGCTCCGCTGCCCCGGTCCGTACCTCGCCTCGCCGCTCTTCGCCGCGCAGCGCTTCCGCCGCCAGCGCGCCGGGGGCAGCACCACGCTGGCCACGCTCGAGGACGCCTGGGAGCTGCTCTTCACCGGAGAACGGCTGGACCAGGACGACCTCGACGTGCTGCTCGGCTGCGTGGAGATGGCGATCGAACGCCAGCGCCCGGGCAGCGCGGTGCGCTTCGCGGTGCCCGACTTCCTGCACCGTTTGGGCAGGCGCGTCTCGGGACGCTCGCGCGACCGTCTGGCCGCGAGCCTCCTGCGCATCGAGCACGGCCGCCTCTCCCTGTGCGGACAGTCCGTGAAGACCTACACCCAGCTTCTGTCCACCGTGGTCATCGACCAGGAGCGCGACATCTGCCAGGTGGAGGTCAATCCCGAGGTCGTGGCGGCCGTGGCCGCGATGCCGAGCCCCCTGGTCTTCATCCACGATCGGCTGCGCCTCGGCCCCCGCCCCCTGGCCAAATGGCTGCTCGGTCTTATCTGGACCCTGAAGGACGAATACACCCTCGACGAGGAGGAGCTTCTGCGGCTGTGCGGCCGTCCCTCCCCGGGGAGGCAGCCGCTGGGAACGCTCCTGCACAAGGCCTTGTTCTTCCTCGGCGAGATGGGGTATGCAGAGAATATAACTGAATATCCCGACGGACGGATCGGAGTGCGCGGACTGGGGGGAGCCTCGGGCCCGGCACGCCGCCGCAGGGCGTGAGGAACACCGCAGAATGCAAGCAACAAAGTTCGCCATCCCCGAGATCATCTTCGGGCGGGGCAGCATCATCCACGTGGCGCAGTGCGCCAAGCGGCTGGGCGCCAAGCGCGTCCTGCTGATCAGCGACACCGGCGTCGAGCGCTCGGGCTGGGTCGAGCGCGTCATGGACATCCTGCGCGAGAACAGCGTGGAGTGGGTCTACTTCAACGAGGTCAACTCCAACCCGCGCGACTACCAGGTCTACGAGGGCTTCGAGGTCTACACCGAGGCCAAGGCCGACGTGATCATCGCCATCGGCGGGGGCAGCCCCATCGACGCGGCCAAGGGCATCGCCATCCTGGCGGGCAACGGCGGGCGCATCAACGACTACGAGGGCGCGAACCGCGTCATGCGGCCCCTGCCGCCCATGGTCTACCTGCCGACCACGGCGGGCAGCGGCTCGGACATGTCGCAGTTCTGCATCATCACGGACGTGGCGCGCCAGCTCAAGATGTCCATCATCAGCCGCTCGCTCGTGCCCAACATCTCGATCATCGACCCGCTCATCCTGCTCACCAAGAGCCAGGAGCTGATCATCGCCTCGGCCGTCGACGCCTTCTCCCACGCGGTGGAGTCCTACGTCTCGCGCATCGCCTCGCCCTTCACCACGCACCAGGCGCTGCTGGCCATCAACCTGATCATCCCGAACCTCATGCGCGCCGTGGAGGACCGCTCCATCGAGGCGCTCGAGCAGCTGTCCATCGCCTCGACGGCCGCGGGCATGTCCTTCTCCAACGCCGGGCTCGGCGCGGCCCATGCCCTGGCCCACTCGCTGGGCGGCATGTTCGACGTGCTGCACGGCCTGGTGCACCCGGTCCTGCTGCCGGAGATCATGCGCTTCAACACCCCGGCCTGCCCGGAGAAGATGGGCACCATCGGCCGCTGCATCATCGGCGACCGCAAGTGTCCGGACGAGGTGGCCGCGCTCGAGGGCATCGAGCGGCTGCAGGAGTTCTTCACCGAGCTCGCCGTGCCTGTGAGGCTGCGCGACATCCTGCCCGACCAGTCGTCCTTCGAGCGGCTGGCCGGGGCCGCGGTGGGCGACGCCTGCAACCTGACCAACCCGCGGACGGCGGGCAAGGACGACTTCCTGGCCATCTGCGAGAGGGCCTGGTGATGGCGACCGAACTGCAACCCTCCCTCGAAGACCTCATCGGCATCGAGCACTGCAAGCTCGGCTTCTTCAAGGAGCTGCGCCAGAAGCTCAAGGAGCTCAAGGCCTCGAACAAGGAGTCCGAGCAGCGCCGCCAGGAGATCGCGGCCATTCTCGACGGCATCACGGACATCATGATGGTCCTCTCCGAGGACCTGCGCATCATCTCCGTGAACCACGTCTTCCATCGCCTGCTCGGCGTGAAGAACCCCGTGGGCCGGTTCTGCT harbors:
- a CDS encoding 4Fe-4S dicluster domain-containing protein; amino-acid sequence: MQTINLHEAYDADFVAKVQEESEQNLALCYQCGNCTAGCPYTFVYDIPVSQMMRLVQAGRKRQALSARSLWLCATCESCTTRCPNNIDVARVMDVMRHMARREGYATEKGVKTFWDCFLDSMRKHGRVFEMGLVAAFVTRTGRFWTDVDLAPRMLPKGKLPFTPHDIQGKDEVRKIFERYQARSRS
- a CDS encoding CoB--CoM heterodisulfide reductase iron-sulfur subunit B family protein, with protein sequence MSQALSYAYYPGCSGMGTSKEYDQSTRAVCKALGITLIDIEDWSCCGSTPAHTVDHVLSAALSARNLAKIESMGQKTAVTPCPSCLTNLRTASHRMAKEAFKEKVNALLDAPYDNTVDTKSVLQVLVEDLGAEELAKRVVKPLSGLKVAPYYGCIMNRPPEVMEFDDPENPMALDDILAALGAEVLPFPLKVECCGASYGVARKDIVAKLSGKLLGAAAGLGADVIVAACPLCQMNLDLRQEQINQANGTHYHMPVLYYTQLMGLALGLPERQLGLDKLCVDPRAILRAALNKPAKAAND
- a CDS encoding CoB--CoM heterodisulfide reductase iron-sulfur subunit A family protein, which encodes MKIGVFVCHCGSNIEATVDTAAVAEAARSYPDVAFATDVMYACSEPGQDAIIDTVRGKGLDGVVVASCSPRMHEPTFRRAVERAGLNRYMLEMANIREHVSWIGKNREANTNKAAELVRLAVEKLRQDRALFPKSFEVTKRVLVIGGGVAGIQAALDCAEGGLDVVLVEKSSTIGGKMAKLDKTFPTVDCSSCILGPKMVDVSQNDKISLYAYSEIEEIGGYVGNFEVKIRKKAAYVDWSLCTGCGLCMEKCPSKKSHDAFNEGVGQTTAINIPFPQAIPKKAVIDPKFCRQFIKGKCGVCAKVCPSGAIRYDMEDEIVTEKVGAIVAATGYDLFDYTKYGEYGGGRYPDVITSLQYERLLSASGPTGGHIKRPSDGKEPKNIVFIQCVGSRDKSVDRPYCTGFCCMYTAKQAILTKDHLPESQSYVFYMDIRAPGKLYDEFTRRAMEEYGARYVRGRVSMIYPKKKEGGDVLVVRGVDTLLGQQVEVEADLVVLAVGAEAAKGSPQLAEKLRISYDKYGFFMESHVKLRPVETNTAGVYLAGSCQGPKDIPSSVGQGSAAASKVLGLFSKDKLESDPQISQVDIKRCVGCGKCIATCPFGAIKSVDFRGEPKAEVIETVCQGCGICTSTCPQGAIQLSHFTDNQILAEVNALCQS
- a CDS encoding hydrogenase iron-sulfur subunit is translated as MPILAGKELRIVGFLCNWCSYGGADTAGVGRFTQPTDLRIIRVPCSGRIDPLFIVKTLLSGADGVLVSGCHPRDCHYTSGNLLARRRLEALKRFLPIIGVEPGRFEYTWVSASEGQRWQQVVQRFTEQVHALGPSPANAIFGACGETAQDKGGSSVAI
- a CDS encoding 4Fe-4S dicluster domain-containing protein codes for the protein MSPFDALKEKIKQALPDLDYVIGWQQGFDSLHATPLFMRTPEDVDRLIWNPLCVHNLSTYLPSLKGKKVGIVLKGCDSRGVIELLQENLVERENLVLFGMPCSGVVDLTKIRRKVGDLERVSGVTIDDAALVATTPEGEVSMPRDEIAADKCLVCQFHNAIEPDHFEGDPLPPSTGADLGGDELAMLEAMAPAELMTYWAKQMERCIRCYACRNACPMCVCRDHCIAQSRDPHWLTQEDTPREKLMFQLIHTMHLAGRCIQCGECQRACPVDIPILALRRKMDRVIRELFDYQAGLDAKATPPLSTFQVEEANIKERRW
- a CDS encoding 4Fe-4S dicluster domain-containing protein gives rise to the protein MGTAAFLPKDKLAAWLKELAGDHIVLLPQARGDAVVFSPLDPEKAEEMTASAVFTRDATCPPKSAVFPAEQELLRYSRVKDPEDPGKVDVQLEVTMPRHRRLVFGARPCGVRGFLTYDRVYSTDKLTDPYYAARRQNTLFVTMACGESGNTCFCNWVGSGPDDASGSDMLLTPVEGGYLVEPVTERGEALVRNSVLVPGDDRVAEAEAVRAKAREELEKRSPAPDLAASTQSLMDVFDDLEFWQDMSAKCISCGACTYLCPTCYCFNITDEAKGLSGRRIRSWDNCMSFQFTLEASGHNPRPTKAHRLKNRVGHKFSYYPALHGGAIACCGCGRCIKSCPVSVDIREIVLAAIARAATKAEKAAEEAV
- a CDS encoding FAD/NAD(P)-binding protein; its protein translation is MTSLSNPYLPEMATILETVQETPTIKTFRLRLDDEAKMKAFTFQPGQVGQLSAFGTGESTFVINSSPTRMDYLQFSVMRSGEVTTRLHGLVAGDKVGVRAPLGNHFPYEDMKGKDIVFVGGGIGMAPLRTLLLFMLDNRKDYGKIRLLYGARSPEDMAFKADLPEWMGRDDMETVLTIDREAAGWEHRVGLIPNVLLEMEPSPENAVAITCGPPIMIKFTLQALKKLGYADEQIYTTLEKRMKCGVGLCGRCNIGTKYVCVDGPVFTYAELRDLPNEL
- a CDS encoding ferritin family protein; this translates as MAEFFKAAEIAATAVEMERRGQEFYKALARAADNEEVKRFFEYFATEESRHEGIFQGIADQLGPVELPAWSSNEEYMDYVQALLDSHALFSRPQGYDMAGQCKSLEEALRMAMSFEKDSLLFFMEMAELVPEKQREAVKRCAAEERLHLRQLGEMLKRTAA
- a CDS encoding iron-containing alcohol dehydrogenase; its protein translation is MQATKFAIPEIIFGRGSIIHVAQCAKRLGAKRVLLISDTGVERSGWVERVMDILRENSVEWVYFNEVNSNPRDYQVYEGFEVYTEAKADVIIAIGGGSPIDAAKGIAILAGNGGRINDYEGANRVMRPLPPMVYLPTTAGSGSDMSQFCIITDVARQLKMSIISRSLVPNISIIDPLILLTKSQELIIASAVDAFSHAVESYVSRIASPFTTHQALLAINLIIPNLMRAVEDRSIEALEQLSIASTAAGMSFSNAGLGAAHALAHSLGGMFDVLHGLVHPVLLPEIMRFNTPACPEKMGTIGRCIIGDRKCPDEVAALEGIERLQEFFTELAVPVRLRDILPDQSSFERLAGAAVGDACNLTNPRTAGKDDFLAICERAW